From Dermochelys coriacea isolate rDerCor1 chromosome 23, rDerCor1.pri.v4, whole genome shotgun sequence, one genomic window encodes:
- the PPM1N gene encoding probable protein phosphatase 1N, which produces MASFVRLLVSQAERMVSRLFKAERGEGPGSFLEAPRTEKLLEQGEGGGLRYGLGAMQGWRAHMEDAHTAQPQLPGSLATWAFFAVYDGHAGGTVAQFCARHLLGELVVGEAFTGDVESPEAVKEAVREGFLHIDSRMQALARAEGWEHAGSTAVAVLVSPRHLYFINLGDSRALLCRAGRLTFYTEDHKPSRPRERERIENAGGTVLLQRVNGSLAVSRALGDFDYKAVAWRGQTEQLVSPEPEVYELARCPGEDEFLVLACDGVWDAFDTEGLCAFVRSRLQLGRDPQAVCEEVLDAGLYKGSRDNMTCMVVCFRGAPSTSQAALQKERELDAHLESRVAELYGELQEHGAASLMAVFRCLASEVNPSLPPGGGLASKRAVIMEAYERLRRSYEAQMSGSCESSAPC; this is translated from the exons ATGGCGTCCTTTGTGCGGCTGCTGGTGTCACAGGCAGAGCGGATGGTCTCGCGTCTCTTCAAGGCGGAGCGTGGCGAGGGGCCCGGCTCCTTCCTGGAGGCGCCGCGGACGGAGAAGCTGCTGGAGCAGGGCGAGGGGGGCGGGCTGCGCTACGGGCTGGGCGCCATGCAGGGCTGGCGGGCCCACATGGAGGACGCGCACACGGCTCAACCCCAGCTGCCGGGCAGCCTGGCCACCTGGGCCTTCTTTGCCGTGTACGACGGGCACGCGGGCGGCACGGTGGCGCAGTTCTGCGCCCGCCACCTGCTGGGGGAGCTGGTGGTGGGTGAGGCCTTCACGGGGGACGTGGAGTCACCAGAGGCGGTGAAGGAGGCGGTGCGGGAGGGCTTCCTGCACATCGACAGCCGCATGCAGGCGCTGGCCCGTGCCGAGGGGTGGGAGCACGCCGGCTCCACCGCCGTGGCCGTGCTGGTCTCGCCGCGCCACCTCTACTTCATCAACCTGGGCGACTCGCGGGCCCTGCTATGCCGGGCCGGCCGCCTCACCTTCTACACGGAGGACCACAAGCCCAGCCGGCCACGGGAGCGGGAGCGCATCGAGAACGCCGGCGGCACCGTCCTGCTGCAGCGGGTCAACGGCTCCCTCGCCGTCTCCCGCGCCCTGGGTGACTTTGACTACAAGGCCGTGGCCTGGCGGGGCCAGACGGAGCAGCTGGTGTCACCCGAGCCTGAGGTGTATGAGCTGGCGCGCTGCCCTGGCGAGGACGAGTTCTTGGTGCTGGCCTGCGATGGCGTCTGGGACGCCTTCGACACCGAGGGGCTCTGCGCCTTCGTCCGCTCCCGCCTGCAGCTCGGCAGGGACCCGCAGGCCGTGTGCGAGGAGGTCCTGGATGCCGGGCTCTACAAG GGAAGCCGCGACAACATGACCTGCATGGTGGTGTGCTTCCGGGgggcccccagcacctcccaggcCGCCCTGCAGAAGGAGCGGGAGCTGGACGCCCACCTGGAGAGCCGGGTGGCAG agctgtatggggagctgcaggagcatgGGGCTGCCAGCCTCATGGCTGTCTTCCGGTGCCTGGCGTCCGAGGTgaaccccagcctgccccccggcGGGGGTCTGGCCAGCAA AAGAGCCGTGATCATGGAGGCCTACGAGCGCCTGCGTCGGAGCTATGAGGCCCAGATGTCA GGATCCTGTGAGAGCAGTGCCCCCTGCTAA